One window of Botrimarina mediterranea genomic DNA carries:
- a CDS encoding YqgE/AlgH family protein produces MSLSSHLLVASRKLRDPNFQRTVVLLLEHNDDGALGVVLNRVVDRTIEQVWEAVEFDPCDCQQQLNQGGPVPGPLIALHTSKKLSEKQILPGLYMSMQKHTVDPLVRQSKHPFRLYTGNSGWGGGQLEGELQQGGWLTTQAQVDDVFAEPDEVWDEVTKRIALGVLLPGRDPKSAPDDPSLN; encoded by the coding sequence TTGTCCCTCTCCAGCCATCTTCTCGTCGCCTCGCGGAAGCTTCGGGACCCGAACTTCCAGCGGACTGTCGTGCTGCTCTTGGAGCACAACGACGACGGCGCGCTCGGGGTGGTGCTCAATCGGGTGGTGGACCGGACGATCGAGCAGGTTTGGGAAGCGGTCGAGTTCGATCCCTGCGATTGCCAGCAGCAGCTCAACCAGGGGGGCCCGGTGCCGGGGCCGCTGATCGCGCTGCACACGTCGAAGAAGCTCAGCGAGAAGCAGATCCTCCCCGGCCTCTACATGTCGATGCAGAAGCACACCGTCGACCCGCTGGTGCGGCAATCCAAACACCCCTTCCGTCTCTACACGGGGAACAGCGGCTGGGGCGGCGGCCAACTCGAAGGCGAGCTCCAACAGGGCGGCTGGCTAACGACCCAAGCCCAAGTCGACGACGTCTTCGCCGAACCCGACGAAGTCTGGGACGAAGTCACGAAACGCATCGCGCTGGGGGTGCTGCTGCCGGGTAGAGACCCGAAGTCGGCGCCGGATGACCCGTCGTTGAATTGA